One bacterium genomic region harbors:
- a CDS encoding TlpA family protein disulfide reductase, which yields MNIYHRTIIGLAVCVCFLITSCARSKPRVTLDRHPQAPDFTLTSLDGDKVSLSSFIGKVVILEFWYSWDPLSKKQAEYLQYIKNVYDKRGVVILAVVMDEESLYSAKLFTKKFGITYKVLIGEKYVYELYGGVRSFPTIFMIDRQGRIYGKGFGLQKLDVLEPAVLKLLEE from the coding sequence GTGAATATTTATCACAGGACTATAATTGGGTTGGCGGTGTGTGTATGTTTTCTTATTACATCATGTGCCAGAAGTAAGCCACGGGTAACACTTGACAGACATCCTCAAGCCCCGGATTTTACGCTAACGAGTCTTGATGGGGACAAAGTATCTCTTTCTTCATTCATTGGCAAAGTTGTTATTCTGGAGTTTTGGTATAGTTGGGATCCTCTTTCAAAAAAACAGGCAGAATACTTGCAGTATATAAAAAATGTTTATGATAAACGAGGTGTTGTAATTCTGGCAGTTGTAATGGATGAAGAGAGTTTATATTCTGCAAAGTTGTTCACGAAAAAATTTGGCATAACATATAAAGTTCTTATAGGGGAGAAGTATGTATATGAGCTATATGGAGGTGTTAGAAGTTTTCCGACTATATTTATGATTGATAGGCAGGGCAGAATATATGGAAAGGGATTTGGCTTGCAAAAGCTAGATGTGTTGGAACCTGCTGTTTTGAAGTTGTTGGAGGAGTGA
- a CDS encoding pyridoxal phosphate-dependent aminotransferase: MNSAIAERMSLIDSSGIRKVFALASKLKNPINLSIGQPHFDVPEEIKKAAIQAIQNGLNKYTLTQGIPELREKIKAQQKEKRNISLEEIMISSGTSGLLLLAFMCLINPGDEVIIFDPYFVMYKHLVRIVGGVPVFIDTYPSFNIPVDKIEGVISKKTKIIVINSPCNPTGAVYSKDQLKNLADIAAKHNILIISDEIYNEFVYGEDSISIAEIYENTLVLNGFSKTYAMTGWRLGWAGGPKWLIDEMIKLQQYTFVCAPSIVQYSGLKAMDYNTAHLIDSYKEKRDLMYNGLKDYFEILKPEGAFYMFVKIPNGVTDEKFINEAVKNNLLVIPGSVFSERNTHFRICYAAENKVLYKGIEILQNLSRKQYV; the protein is encoded by the coding sequence ATGAACAGTGCAATTGCTGAGAGGATGTCTTTAATAGATTCTTCTGGAATAAGGAAGGTTTTTGCTTTGGCTTCTAAATTAAAAAATCCGATAAATCTGAGTATAGGCCAGCCGCATTTTGATGTGCCGGAAGAGATCAAAAAAGCTGCCATACAAGCAATTCAAAATGGATTGAATAAGTATACACTCACTCAGGGTATACCTGAATTGAGGGAAAAGATTAAGGCTCAGCAAAAAGAGAAAAGGAATATAAGTCTTGAGGAGATAATGATTAGTTCTGGTACATCAGGACTGCTTCTACTGGCTTTTATGTGTCTCATTAATCCTGGTGATGAAGTTATTATATTCGACCCTTATTTTGTAATGTATAAACATTTGGTCAGAATAGTTGGAGGTGTCCCCGTGTTTATTGATACATACCCATCATTTAATATTCCTGTTGATAAGATTGAAGGGGTTATATCTAAAAAAACCAAAATTATTGTAATAAACAGTCCATGCAACCCAACAGGAGCCGTATATAGCAAAGATCAGTTAAAAAATCTTGCGGATATAGCTGCGAAACACAATATTCTTATAATTTCAGATGAAATTTATAATGAGTTTGTTTACGGGGAAGATTCTATTTCAATTGCAGAAATCTATGAAAACACATTGGTGCTGAATGGATTTTCAAAGACCTATGCTATGACAGGATGGAGACTTGGCTGGGCTGGGGGTCCGAAATGGCTGATTGATGAGATGATTAAATTGCAGCAGTATACTTTTGTTTGTGCCCCTTCAATTGTTCAATATAGTGGGCTTAAAGCCATGGATTATAATACAGCTCACTTAATAGATTCATATAAAGAGAAAAGAGATTTGATGTATAATGGCTTAAAGGATTATTTTGAGATATTAAAACCGGAAGGCGCATTTTATATGTTTGTAAAGATTCCAAATGGGGTGACTGATGAAAAATTTATTAACGAAGCTGTGAAGAACAATTTATTAGTCATACCAGGAAGTGTGTTTTCAGAAAGAAATACCCATTTTCGCATCTGTTATGCTGCAGAGAATAAAGTGCTCTATAAAGGTATAGAGATTCTTCAAAACTTATCAAGGAAGCAATATGTCTAA
- a CDS encoding glycosyltransferase family 2 protein has product MSNLSAIILTHNSSDTLEKCLESIKWITDIVIVDSGSTDRTIEIAKTYTDRVYYNKYVNYGRQLNWALKKIANDWILVVDSDEAVTTELSRNIEKLIKSRPALNGYYITRKNYFLGKPVNYCGWYPDYVLRLFQCEKAVYKDRELGSSVELKGKKGYLCGDLIHQPYRNLEHYFQKFNKYTDLAAKEILKRKHRIGIFHLVLWPFGKFFKMYILKMGFLDGAVGIVVCTLGAFYTFSKYAKAWERKCQR; this is encoded by the coding sequence ATGTCTAATTTATCCGCAATAATTTTAACCCATAATTCATCCGACACATTAGAGAAATGTCTTGAAAGCATTAAATGGATAACCGACATAGTTATAGTAGATTCCGGAAGCACAGACAGAACAATTGAAATAGCTAAAACGTATACTGACAGAGTATATTATAACAAGTACGTAAACTATGGAAGACAACTGAATTGGGCACTGAAGAAGATAGCGAATGACTGGATATTGGTGGTTGACTCTGACGAAGCAGTAACAACTGAGTTATCCAGGAATATAGAAAAGCTTATAAAAAGCAGGCCTGCTCTGAATGGCTATTACATAACTCGCAAGAATTATTTTTTAGGAAAACCAGTTAACTATTGTGGATGGTATCCTGATTATGTCTTGCGACTATTTCAGTGTGAGAAAGCAGTATACAAAGATAGAGAATTAGGTTCAAGCGTTGAGTTGAAGGGGAAAAAAGGCTATTTGTGCGGAGATCTGATTCATCAGCCATATCGTAATCTGGAACATTATTTCCAGAAGTTTAATAAATATACTGATTTGGCTGCTAAAGAGATATTAAAGAGGAAACATAGGATAGGAATATTTCATTTAGTTCTATGGCCTTTTGGTAAGTTCTTCAAAATGTATATTCTTAAAATGGGTTTTTTGGACGGAGCGGTGGGAATAGTAGTGTGCACATTAGGCGCTTTTTATACGTTCTCTAAATATGCAAAGGCGTGGGAAAGAAAGTGCCAGAGATAA
- the waaF gene encoding lipopolysaccharide heptosyltransferase II has translation MQVKKIVIRGVNWIGDAIMTTPAITQLAENFPDTKITIVVKEWVKDVFIGNPFIDDIIVCNPKNLIGYIRLIKKLRKEKFDIGIVFPNSFSSALFLFLLGAKYRAGYKTDCRSMLLNIKTPRTPDLEFEKLRIDYFLNIANLIGKKQADRGLVLNVSKESEIFVENFLKENKIDETDTIIGFNPGAAYGKAKCWPAKKYAELGLRLISAYNVKLVLFGGFHDQNVVNVLAKGLRNKCAIAAGKTTLQDSIGLVNKCRLFITGDTGPLYIASALRVPTMAIFGPTNPDTVAVPSEKLQIIYKRVSCSPCFLRECPNDHRCMEEVSVEEVFAEISRMMEKFA, from the coding sequence ATGCAAGTTAAAAAAATTGTTATCAGAGGTGTTAACTGGATAGGTGATGCTATTATGACTACGCCGGCAATCACACAACTGGCAGAGAATTTCCCAGATACAAAAATTACCATTGTTGTAAAAGAATGGGTTAAAGATGTATTTATTGGCAATCCATTTATTGACGATATTATTGTTTGCAATCCAAAGAACCTGATCGGATACATTAGATTGATTAAGAAGTTAAGAAAGGAAAAATTTGATATAGGAATAGTGTTCCCTAATTCTTTTAGTTCAGCACTATTTTTATTTCTACTTGGCGCAAAATATAGAGCGGGATATAAGACGGATTGTAGAAGCATGCTTTTAAACATAAAGACTCCACGCACACCAGATTTGGAGTTTGAAAAGCTCAGGATAGATTATTTTTTAAATATAGCTAATTTAATAGGCAAAAAGCAAGCAGATAGAGGACTAGTTCTAAATGTTTCAAAAGAGTCGGAAATCTTTGTGGAAAATTTTCTTAAGGAAAATAAGATAGATGAAACAGATACAATAATAGGATTTAATCCTGGAGCTGCGTATGGGAAAGCAAAGTGCTGGCCTGCTAAAAAATACGCAGAATTAGGTCTCAGATTGATTAGTGCTTATAACGTAAAATTAGTTTTGTTTGGCGGTTTCCATGATCAAAATGTTGTAAATGTACTGGCGAAAGGATTGAGAAACAAATGCGCTATAGCAGCTGGAAAAACAACTCTTCAGGATAGCATAGGTCTTGTTAATAAATGCAGATTATTTATAACAGGAGATACAGGGCCTCTGTATATTGCATCTGCGTTAAGAGTTCCAACAATGGCAATCTTTGGTCCGACGAATCCGGATACAGTTGCAGTTCCATCTGAAAAATTACAGATAATATATAAGAGAGTTAGCTGCTCACCGTGCTTTCTTCGAGAATGTCCAAATGACCACAGATGTATGGAAGAGGTGAGTGTGGAAGAAGTGTTTGCTGAGATTTCAAGAATGATGGAGAAGTTTGCATAA